In Arsenophonus sp. aPb, one DNA window encodes the following:
- a CDS encoding HU family DNA-binding protein, with product MKKKELVDKVAKESKVTRKDTETVLNTFLKTVSHALKKGDKVQLIGFGTFEVKQRAARNGRNPSTGKAIKIAASKVPSFKAGQGLKDTVNGHKKK from the coding sequence GTGAAAAAGAAAGAACTAGTAGATAAAGTTGCAAAAGAGTCAAAGGTTACTAGAAAAGACACGGAGACCGTGTTAAATACATTTCTGAAAACTGTATCTCATGCTCTTAAGAAAGGAGATAAAGTTCAGTTAATAGGTTTTGGCACTTTTGAAGTAAAACAACGTGCAGCACGTAATGGCCGTAATCCTAGTACAGGTAAGGCAATTAAGATAGCTGCTTCTAAGGTTCCGTCATTTAAAGCCGGCCAAGGATTAAAAGATACTGTTAACGGCCACAAGAAAAAATAA